A stretch of DNA from Pseudonocardia hierapolitana:
ACCTCGGGGCGGGCGGTCAGCGCGAGGAGGTCGCGGATGGCAGAGCCGCGCACGTCGCGCAGCCGGGTGGAGAGGGTGATGGACATGCGTTTCACCTTCGATGTCGATCCAGGAGGGCGGTTCGTCCTGGGTCGACAGGGCGAGCGGGGTGGCGGGCCGGGTGGCGCCCGCGTCCCTCGAGGATGCCGGATCGATCCTGGAATGCGGAAATGTGATCTCAGTCCGTGAGATGCTCTAGGGTCTGCCGGATGCTGGTGTGGATCAACGGGCCGTTCGGCGGCGGGAAGACCCAGACCGCGTACGAGCTGCACCGGCGGATGCCGGGCAGTGTCGTGTGCGACCCGGAGCACGTCGGCTTCGGCCTGCACCGGATGACCCCGCGCGCGCTGCGCGGCGACTTCCAGGACCTCGCGGCGTGGCGCGAGGGCGTGCGGGAGGTCCTCGACATGGTGCTCCGCAAGCACGAGGGCCCGGTGATCGCGCCGATGACGCTGGTGCACGCCGGCTACTTCGACGAGGTGGTCGGGCGGCTTCGCGACGACGGGCACGAGGTGCGGCACTTCGCGCTCCTGGCGGAGCGGGCCACGGTACTGCGGCGGCTGCGCGAGCGGGGGTGGGGGCTCGGCGTGAAGTGGGACAGCTTCGCCGTGGCCAAGCTCGACGAGTGCCTGGATCGCCTGCAGGCCCCTGAGTTCGCCGAGCACATCCGCACCGACGACCTGCCCGTCCCCGACGTCGCGACCCACATCGCACGTTCGGCGGGCCTGTCGATCGCGCCGAACCTCGACGGCCCGGTACGCCGCCGGGTGCGCCGCTACGCAGTCAGCCTGCGACACGTCCGCTTCGGCTGACGCGAGCCCACTCGCCCTCGCCGGGCCGCCCGGACTGATGATCGATCCGATCAATGACGCGCTTCCCGTCGCGATCAGCGAGAAGTACCTGGGGGTGCGCAGCGGCGCCGTGGTGTGCTGATCACATGTGTGAGGCCCGGGTGGGCGCGGTCGATCTGGCCGGACACGGACCCGCGGTCGGCAACCGGGACCGCAGGTCCTCGAGTGCGGAGAGGGTGGCCTCGACGGTGGCGTCGACCTGCAGCACGAGCTGCCCGACGCCCAGGTCCGCGACCCGCGCTGCGTCCTCCGCCCACTGCACGACCGTTCCGCGGAACAGCGGGCGGTCCCGTCCGGCGGCGGGGTCCAGGACGGCGTCGCCGCGCAGCACGACGGGCAGGGTCGCCGGATCGCGGCCCGCCTCGGCAGCCGCCGACCGGAACAGCGCGATGTCGGCGGCGAGTTGGTCGGCGTCGGTGCGGTAGGGGTGCAGCCCGTCGGCGATGCGCGCCGCTCGCCGGATCCCGGCCGCGGCCGCGTAGCCGAGCAGCACCGGGATCGCGGCCCGCCCGAACGGCTTCGGCCCCACGTCCGACGGCGGCACCGGGTACCTGTCGCACGTGACCTCGACCGGGTCCGGTCCCCATGCGGAGCGCAGCGCCGCGAGGTGCGCGTCGAGCCGGTGACCGTTGGCGGGGGAGCGGCCCGCGGCGGCGAACTCCTCGCGCATCCACCCCGCGGCGAGGCCGGCGACGACCCGGCCCCGGGAGAGCTGGTCGACCGTGGCGAGCCGGCGGGCGAGCAGCACCGGCGGTTGCAGCAGCGCCTGTACCGCGCTCGTGCCCAGCCGCAGCCGGGTGGTGAGCGCGGCGAGGTGCGCCAGCACGTCGATCGGGTCGAACACGCACGCGTAGCCGTCCGCGGGCATCTCGACGGGCACCGGCACCCCGGGCATCTCGACCGGGTGCCGCGGGCGCAGCCAGCGGTCCATCACCCACACCGAATCCAGCCCGGCCGCCTCCGCGCCCGTGGCCAGCCGGACCAGGTCCTCCGTCAGCACCGTCGCGCCGCCGTTGGGCAGCGCCACTCCGAGTTCCATGCCCTGACGACGAACGAGCCGGCCCGGGATCGACCGGTCAGCGCCGCGTGAGCGCGAGGAAGTCGACCCGAGTGCGCGATCCGGTACCTCACGGGCCCGAGCACCTGGACCTGCGTTTCCACCCCTGATGGAGAACCGACCCCTCCGGCAGATGCACGGTGCCGAACCACCCGTCGAGTGCCCCGGGCAGGCCGGTCGGGTCGGCACCCGCCCAGGCGACGTAGCCGTCCGGCCGGACCAGCACGGCGGCCGGCGCGCCGTGGGACGCGCGGTGCGCGGTGACCAGGTGCCTCGCGTGATCATCCGCGAGAAGTACCGCAGCCGCGAGGCGGGCCAGGACGTGAGCCGTGTCGCGGCCCCGCCGCCCGTTGATCCACCTGGGCAGCACCCACTGGTCGCTGCGACGGCAGTGGCGTGCTGATCGCGCCGATCAGAGCGGGTTGATCGCCGCGGCCCGTACGTCAGCGCGGATGCGGCAGCGATGAGGTACTGCTCGCGGCGATCAAGACGGCGGTACGGGCGCCACCCGGTCCCTCACGCTCGGGCATCGGCCGGTCCGTGGAGACCGTGCCACGCTCCAGCCGCCCAGACCCCGGACTCCTGGGAAGGGCCGGTGGCGGGGACGGGACCACAGCCGGCTGCGTGGCGCCCGGCCGCAGCAGCCTCGTCGGTGAACGGGCGAGCCCCCAGGTCGGGCACGGCCGTCCGCATAACCCCGGGGGTCGGTAGCCACCTGGTTCGGATCGCGTCGCTGACCGGAACAGTGTCGTCAGCGCCGGGTGAGTGCGGGGAGGTCGATCGAGACCGGGTGACCGCTGACGTCGAGGGCAGCCGCGCCGGTGTGCTCGCCGGACAGCTCGTAGTTGCCGTCCACCAGGACGTAGGCGAGCAGGCTGGTGGGGTCGTCGAGGTCGACGATCCAATACTGCGGGATCCCGGCCTCCGCGTACTCGGAGAACTTGAGGACCCGGTCCACCCGGCGGGTGCCGGTGGAGAGGATCTCGACGGCGAGGAGCACGTCGGCGGCCGGATATCGAGGGGGATTGGTCTCGAACAACGCGGTGAGGGTGACGAGCACGTCGGGTGCCCGGATCGTGAGCGGGGCGAGCGTGATCAGCACCTCGACGTCGAGCAGACCAGTGAGGTGGTCCGGGAGCTGATCGTCGAGGAGCGTGCCGAGCCGCATCCCTGCCTTCTGGTGCCAAGACAGGGGTCTGGGCGACATCACGAGCATCCCTTCCGCGACCTCGAGCTTGTTCACCGAGTCCTCGGGCAGCGCCTCCCACTCCTCGAGGGTGATCGGGTGGTTCGGCCACGAGAGGGTCATCGCCGTCTCCTTCCACGGGCAGCGCCATGCTCCCACGGGCGCCTGACAGGAAGCGGCGGCGCGCGTGTCGGTCGAGCCGATGATCGGCGGAAGTGGCGCCAGGGCGTCAGAACCAGGCTGTTGCCCAACCACGACGTAGTGGCTCGTCGCTTGTCCTACCGCCGTGGTGATCGATCCGACCAGTACCTCACCGCTGCGACGTCCGCACCGACGCGCTGCTCGCGGCGATCACGCGCGTGTGATCGGTCGGAGCGGCACGCCGCTGCGGCCGCAGCGACGGTCGGGTGCGGCTCAGATGGATCGCAGGCCGGTCGGGATGCGGCACGTCGCAGGGAGTGCGGCTGGCCCGGCCCGACCGACGTCGAGGTGCTCGGAGGCCGTGATCAAGGGCAGATGGTCGGAGATCGACTGACGACCATTTGCCCTTGGTCGGCGGCTCCCGGGCAATGCTCCGCCAGACATCCGGCAACAGGCTCGAACTGTCGCCATCGCACCACTTGTGGTGATCATCAACGGCCCTAGCGCACTCCCCGGATCGGCCGCACGGCCAGGGCCCCGACCAGCATGAAGAAGCCTCCGGCGAGGAACAGCAGCGGGTAGTTCCCGGCGGGCGCTCCCGGCTCGGCCGGACCCGCGCTGATCCCCAGCACGAGCGGGGCGAGCATCGGTGCGAGCAGGTTGGGGAACAGGCTCGCGATCGTGAACAGGCCCATGTTCTTCGCGGCCTCGGCGCGGCCGGCCGGGAGGAGGTCGGTGGCCATGGCGAGGTCGACGGCGACGTACACGCCCTTGGCCGCCCCGAGGAGCGCGACGCCCGCGAGGAACACCGGCAGCGTCTCGGACAGCCCGGCCACGGCGAATCCGAGTGCTCCGAGGCACGCCGCGGTGGCCACGAAGATCTTGCGGCGGCCGGCCCGGTCGGACAGGTGGCCCGAGATGAGGTTCGCCGCGATGCTCACCCCGTTCTCCAGCAGCAGCACCCCGAACATGACGGCCGCGATCGACGCGGGCGGCACGCCGATGCGGGCCAGCAGGAAGTAGGTCTGGTAGACGATCAGGATCGTGATGCCCATGAACACGAGCAGCCTGCTCACCCAGGTCCAGGCGAAGTCGGGGTAGCGGCGCGGGCTGGACCAGAAGCTGGACGCGATCTCCCGCACCGACAGCGGCGGCTGCGGCCGCCCGTCGTGCACCCGGTCGGGCAGCACGAGGCACAGGAACCCGACGGTGACCGCCGCGAGGCAGACCGGGGCGAGCAGGCCCCACGTCAGGGACGTCGCGTTCAGCGTGAGCAGGCCGGTCCCGAGCGTCGTGGCGGCGCTCTGGCCCATGCC
This window harbors:
- a CDS encoding AAA family ATPase; the encoded protein is MLVWINGPFGGGKTQTAYELHRRMPGSVVCDPEHVGFGLHRMTPRALRGDFQDLAAWREGVREVLDMVLRKHEGPVIAPMTLVHAGYFDEVVGRLRDDGHEVRHFALLAERATVLRRLRERGWGLGVKWDSFAVAKLDECLDRLQAPEFAEHIRTDDLPVPDVATHIARSAGLSIAPNLDGPVRRRVRRYAVSLRHVRFG
- a CDS encoding TIGR03619 family F420-dependent LLM class oxidoreductase — translated: MELGVALPNGGATVLTEDLVRLATGAEAAGLDSVWVMDRWLRPRHPVEMPGVPVPVEMPADGYACVFDPIDVLAHLAALTTRLRLGTSAVQALLQPPVLLARRLATVDQLSRGRVVAGLAAGWMREEFAAAGRSPANGHRLDAHLAALRSAWGPDPVEVTCDRYPVPPSDVGPKPFGRAAIPVLLGYAAAAGIRRAARIADGLHPYRTDADQLAADIALFRSAAAEAGRDPATLPVVLRGDAVLDPAAGRDRPLFRGTVVQWAEDAARVADLGVGQLVLQVDATVEATLSALEDLRSRLPTAGPCPARSTAPTRASHM
- a CDS encoding Uma2 family endonuclease — protein: MTLSWPNHPITLEEWEALPEDSVNKLEVAEGMLVMSPRPLSWHQKAGMRLGTLLDDQLPDHLTGLLDVEVLITLAPLTIRAPDVLVTLTALFETNPPRYPAADVLLAVEILSTGTRRVDRVLKFSEYAEAGIPQYWIVDLDDPTSLLAYVLVDGNYELSGEHTGAAALDVSGHPVSIDLPALTRR
- a CDS encoding MFS transporter, with translation MSTADMSAADLGAQEAPGLRPLALTAFVVANLCAWSAILTPAAIALALRVREIDPAGASATLSLVAAVGAVFGIIGNPLFGRLSDRTRSRFGMRRPWMLGGVVAGALGLSVVAVAPSVPVLVLGWAVTQLGIQALLAAITAVLPDQVPHRQRGRIGGLIGMGQSAATTLGTGLLTLNATSLTWGLLAPVCLAAVTVGFLCLVLPDRVHDGRPQPPLSVREIASSFWSSPRRYPDFAWTWVSRLLVFMGITILIVYQTYFLLARIGVPPASIAAVMFGVLLLENGVSIAANLISGHLSDRAGRRKIFVATAACLGALGFAVAGLSETLPVFLAGVALLGAAKGVYVAVDLAMATDLLPAGRAEAAKNMGLFTIASLFPNLLAPMLAPLVLGISAGPAEPGAPAGNYPLLFLAGGFFMLVGALAVRPIRGVR